One region of Solanum pennellii chromosome 6, SPENNV200 genomic DNA includes:
- the LOC107021234 gene encoding histidine protein methyltransferase 1 homolog, which translates to MRTRSLLAHCLPGLISQDRGCHMSVVSDKDVHLPSPAVEIVPSKATHTYKYAGETVDLDVFKGRVSVADIIGFTGSETISSKSDGHLKSWDISIDLVNVLKHEIRDGQLSLRGKRVLELGCSYGLPGIFACLKGASTVHFQDFSAETIRCTTIPNVLANIEQARDRQSRQPESPLTPSRQILAPVVHFYAGEWEELPTVLSVVRNDISEVPTGKSLSLSEEDFMDGCSSQDGSILGLESSLRRSRKLSGSRAWERANDADNGEGGYDVILLTELPYSVPSLKKLYGLIKKCLRPPYGVIYLAAKRNYVSFNSATRHLRSVVDEEGVFGAHLVKELADREIWKFFFK; encoded by the exons ATGCGTACACGATCACTTCTTGCACATTGCTTGCCTGGTCTCATATCGCAAGACCGTGGCTGTCACATGTCAGTCGTATCTGACAAAGATGTCCATCTTCCCTCACCGGCTGTGGAGATAGTTCCATCAAAG GCTACTCATACCTACAAATATGCTGGGGAGACTGTGGATTTGGATGTCTTCAAG GGTAGAGTCAGTGTTGCTGATATTATTGGATTCACTGGTTCAGAAACAATATCCTCAAAATCAGATG GACATCTTAAATCTTGGGACATCTCAATTGATCTTGTTAATGTTCTCAAGCATGAGATTCGGGATGGACAACTGAGCTTAAGAGGCAAAAGGGTGCTTGAG CTCGGTTGCAGTTATGGGCTTCCTGGCATTTTCGCTTGTTTGAAG GGAGCTTCAACAGTACATTTTCAAGACTTCAGTGCAGAAACTATAAGATGCACCACCATCCCAAATGTTTTAGCAAACATTGAGCAGGCTCGTGATAGGCAAAGCCGCCAACCTGAGAGTCCTTTGACTCCTTCAAGACAGATTCTTGCTCCAGTGGTGCATTTTTATGCTGGGGAGTGGGAGGAACTCCCTACAGTCTTATCTGTGGTGAGGAATGATATATCTGAGGTACCAACAGGAAAGAGCCTTAGTTTGTCAGAGGAGGATTTCATGGATGGTTGTAGTAGCCAAGACGGGAGCATATTGGGTCTGGAGTCTTCCTTGAGGAGATCTAGGAAGCTCTCTGGAAGCAGAGCATGGGAGAGGGCTAATGATGCAGACAACGGCGAAGGTGGATATGATGTAATTTTACTGACTGAACTTCCCTACTCAGTGCCTTCCCTCAAGAAGCTATATGGGCTTATAAAAAAG TGTCTGAGGCCTCCTTATGGAGTAATATACCTGGCTGCGAAAAGGAATTATGTAAGCTTTAACAGCGCTACACGTCATTTGAGAAGTGTggtcgatgaggaaggtgtttttgGTGCCCATTTAGTGAAGGAGCTAGCAGATAGAGAGATTTGGAAATTCTTTTTCAAGTAA